A segment of the Candidatus Syntrophosphaera sp. genome:
GTCCCAGTTGTTCGATGAGCGCCCCGGTATCCATGCTCAGCCAGGGTTTGCGGGTCTGCCCGAAGAAGCGGCCGTAGCCGGTTAGCAAAGTGATCCTGATCATGGGTTCAACATCTCCAAAGCGTTATTCAATACGGATTCCGGGCTGATCCGGGTCATGCAGCCAAAATGGCCCCGGGGGCAGCGCTGATGCCCGTGTTTCCCGCAGGGGCGGCAATCCAGATCCATCTCGAGCACCCGGTCCCCCTCGCGGTAGGGGAAGAACCCGAACCTCTTCACGGTGGGGCCGAAGATCGCCAGAACCGGCGTCTGAACAGCGTTGGCAAGATGCAGCGGGGCACTGTCGTTGGTGATGAGCAGGCGGCAGTTTTTGATCAGCCAGGCGGAGCCAGGCAGACTCAGTTGGCCGGCCGCGTTGACCGCCTCCACCTGGGAATCCGTGATGATCTTCCCGCAGAGGCCGGCATCATCTTCACCCCCGATGAGGACAGGCTGAAATCCTTTGGCGACGAGGCCTGACAGCACCTGGGAATAATAGCGGGACGGCCAGCGTTTGGTGGCCCAGACCGAGCCGGGCGCGATTCCCACCAGTCTGGCCGGATCCAGTGAATTCTCTTTGATAAATTCATCAACCTGGTTTTGGCCCTCAGCAGGGATGAACATTTCCGTCTGATGATCGAACGGCTTGCCGGACAGGGGTCTCAGCAGTTCAAGGTTGCGCCGGACGACGGGCATGCCTTTGGCGACCCTGACCACGTGGGTTGAGCCTTTCAACCTGGGAAAGCCGATCCGGACCGGTATGCCGGCCAGGATCATGATCAGGGTGGTGGAAAAATGCACATGGGGCGAGAGCGCCAGGTCATAGCGGTTTTTTCTGAGCCGGATGAGCAGTTTGACCAGACCCAAGATCCGCTTCCAGGGATCGCGTTTGTCCCAGGTGTAGACCTGGCTGATGTAGGGATTACCGGAAAAGACGGAAGCGGTTTGGGGAATGGCCACGAGGTCAAGCCGCGCCTGGGGATAAAGGTTTTTAAGAGCCCGCAGCACGGGGGTGCTGAGGATGGCGTCGCCCAAAAAGGCCGTATTGAGGTAAAGGATCCTGTTGGGAGTGGCGCTGTTCATCTGCCTGAAGGGC
Coding sequences within it:
- a CDS encoding glycosyltransferase family 9 protein, producing MNSATPNRILYLNTAFLGDAILSTPVLRALKNLYPQARLDLVAIPQTASVFSGNPYISQVYTWDKRDPWKRILGLVKLLIRLRKNRYDLALSPHVHFSTTLIMILAGIPVRIGFPRLKGSTHVVRVAKGMPVVRRNLELLRPLSGKPFDHQTEMFIPAEGQNQVDEFIKENSLDPARLVGIAPGSVWATKRWPSRYYSQVLSGLVAKGFQPVLIGGEDDAGLCGKIITDSQVEAVNAAGQLSLPGSAWLIKNCRLLITNDSAPLHLANAVQTPVLAIFGPTVKRFGFFPYREGDRVLEMDLDCRPCGKHGHQRCPRGHFGCMTRISPESVLNNALEMLNP